From the Lolium rigidum isolate FL_2022 chromosome 2, APGP_CSIRO_Lrig_0.1, whole genome shotgun sequence genome, one window contains:
- the LOC124690184 gene encoding 7-deoxyloganetin glucosyltransferase-like: MGSASMGGEEKPHAVCLPYPAQGHITPMLNVAKLLHARGFHVTFVNSEYNHARLVRTRGAAALAGVPGFRFATIPDCMLAIDDDDDDITQDIPTLCKSTTETCLEPFRRLLAEINASASAEVEGHPLVTCVISDIIMGLSLDAAKELGLPYIQLWTASAVSYLVYHHYRLLIDRGIFPLKDVKQLMDGYLNTLVEDVPGLRSMRLRDFLSFICSTDPEEFMVGYAIKETERTVSASAMVINSFANLEGQEVDTMETLLGLPKVYTLGPCGDPSYHCMV; encoded by the exons ATGGGCTCTGCCTCTATGGGAGGAGAAGAGAAGCCACACGCCGTGTGCTTGCCGTACCCGGCGCAGGGGCACATCACCCCGATGCTCAACGTCGCCAAGTTGCTCCACGCCCGCGGCTTCCACGTCACCTTCGTCAACTCCGAGTACAACCACGCGCGCCTCGTCCGCACGCggggcgccgccgcgctggccggCGTCCCAGGCTTCCGCTTTGCCACCATCCCCGATTGCATGCTGGCcatcgacgacgatgatgacgacatcACGCAGGACATTCCGACGCTATGCAAGTCCACCACGGAGACCTGCCTCGAACCCTTCCGTCGCCTCCTCGCCGAGATCAATGCCTCAGCCTCCGCCGAGGTGGAGGGACACCCACTTGTGACCTGCGTGATCTCGGACATCATCATGGGCTTGTCCTTGGACGCCGCCAAGGAGCTTGGCCTCCCCTACATCCAGCTCTGGACGGCCAGCGCCGTTAGCTACCTCGTGTACCACCACTACCGCCTCCTTATCGACCGTGGCATTTTCCCACTTAAAG ATGTCAAGCAACTGATGGATGGATACCTCAACACGCTGGTGGAGGACGTGCCGGGGCTGAGGAGCATGAGGCTAAGGGACTTCCTGAGCTTCATATGCTCCACGGACCCAGAGGAGTTCATGGTGGGGTACGCCATCAAGGAGACGGAGCGCACGGTCAGCGCGTCCGCCATGGTCATCAACAGCTTCGCCAACCTCGAGGGCCAAGAGGTGGACACCATGGAGACGCTCCTGGGCCTGCCCAAGGTCTACACGCTCGGCCCGTGTGGTGATCcatcataccactgcatggtgtag